The following proteins are co-located in the uncultured Acidilobus sp. JCHS genome:
- a CDS encoding Acetone carboxylase, gamma subunit — translation MGEVSEAGERLKRKIEQLARLLENKASEREIFEVIAGDKDPETSFDAIINYFQQRVPWKERILMPLSKHLFIVCKDGKPIVKAACGYEFGDFRINWKVFTKVIVRDTNESLEELYPPFMHADPEWMEIREYVCPGCGTLLAVEAVPPGYPPIFEFLPDIVTFYEKWLGREFPCGKVEFKDLTNEYIMEVVRKKISIPEAKPSQAQGT, via the coding sequence GTGGGTGAAGTGAGCGAGGCCGGTGAGAGGCTGAAGAGGAAGATAGAGCAGCTCGCGAGGCTCCTTGAGAACAAGGCGAGCGAAAGAGAGATATTTGAGGTCATCGCAGGTGATAAGGACCCTGAGACAAGCTTTGACGCCATAATAAACTACTTCCAGCAGAGGGTGCCGTGGAAGGAAAGGATACTCATGCCGCTGAGCAAGCACCTCTTCATAGTCTGTAAGGACGGGAAGCCTATAGTGAAGGCGGCATGCGGGTATGAGTTCGGGGACTTCAGGATCAACTGGAAGGTCTTCACCAAGGTAATAGTGAGGGACACTAACGAGAGCCTCGAGGAGCTCTACCCGCCCTTCATGCACGCTGACCCCGAGTGGATGGAGATACGCGAATACGTATGCCCAGGCTGTGGCACGCTCCTTGCAGTGGAGGCGGTCCCTCCAGGGTATCCGCCCATTTTCGAGTTCCTGCCGGACATAGTCACGTTCTATGAGAAGTGGCTCGGCAGGGAATTCCCGTGCGGAAAGGTCGAGTTTAAGGATCTGACAAACGAGTACATAATGGAAGTCGTGAGGAAGAAGATAAGCATACCTGAGGCAAAGCCCAGCCAAGCGCAAGGGACTTGA